One Thalassotalea hakodatensis DNA segment encodes these proteins:
- the cysQ gene encoding 3'(2'),5'-bisphosphate nucleotidase CysQ, with protein MNLESLLAIAIDSSKKAGVEVLKHYTRGDFTAEMKKDNSPVTSADIAANDVLMAELSRLTPNIPIISEEVGALPFDKRKGWNRYWLLDPIDGTGEFIIGSGDFAVNVALIEQGKPVIGVIHAPDHRMTYFGQKGAGAYKEQVKGTEKINVARYDDEREIKVAVSRRQKLNVMGQYLRDDFSYQHIALGSCSLKNCLIAEGGADCYLRIGPTGEWDTGASQCILEQAGGTILDSEFNPLSYNRRDSLLNPDFISLGSNDIPWQDVIIPHQARR; from the coding sequence ATGAATTTAGAATCACTATTAGCAATTGCCATTGATAGTAGCAAAAAAGCTGGAGTAGAAGTGCTTAAACATTATACTCGAGGTGATTTCACTGCCGAAATGAAAAAAGATAATAGCCCGGTAACAAGTGCCGATATTGCAGCGAATGATGTACTGATGGCTGAACTATCAAGATTAACACCTAACATTCCTATCATCTCTGAAGAAGTTGGCGCATTACCCTTTGATAAACGTAAAGGCTGGAACCGTTATTGGTTGCTTGATCCGATTGATGGTACGGGTGAATTTATTATCGGAAGTGGCGACTTTGCAGTAAATGTTGCTCTTATTGAACAAGGTAAACCTGTTATCGGTGTTATTCACGCGCCCGATCACCGAATGACTTATTTTGGGCAAAAAGGGGCAGGTGCTTATAAAGAACAGGTAAAGGGTACTGAAAAAATTAATGTGGCACGGTACGATGATGAGCGTGAAATCAAAGTGGCGGTAAGTCGTCGACAAAAATTAAATGTCATGGGGCAATATCTACGCGATGACTTTTCATACCAACATATTGCATTGGGAAGTTGCTCATTAAAAAATTGTTTGATAGCTGAAGGTGGTGCAGACTGTTACTTAAGAATTGGCCCAACAGGTGAATGGGATACAGGAGCCAGCCAATGTATTTTAGAGCAAGCGGGTGGTACTATTCTTGATAGTGAATTTAACCCCTTGTCTTATAACAGACGAGATAGCTTGTTAAATCCTGACTTCATCTCATTGGGGTCGAACGACATTCCATGGCAAGATGTGATTATTCCACATCAAGCACGCCGATAA
- the nudE gene encoding ADP compounds hydrolase NudE yields MSKNKQLPNINKRTSIAKSLLFSIEQLELTFSNGAERVYERMEGAGRGSVMIVSLTKDNCLLLVKEYCAGTHSYELGFPKGLIDPGETAIEAANRELKEEVGFGAKQLIPLHTVAMAPAFFGGTMEIFIAKDLYPQTLPGDEPEPMELIHWPVDDYGNLLAREDFNEARSIAALMLLVDKLRNGG; encoded by the coding sequence ATGTCAAAAAATAAACAACTGCCAAACATTAATAAACGTACGTCAATCGCCAAAAGTTTACTCTTTTCTATAGAGCAGTTAGAACTGACCTTTAGTAACGGAGCAGAAAGAGTTTATGAACGAATGGAAGGTGCTGGGCGAGGCTCAGTGATGATAGTGTCACTGACTAAAGATAACTGTTTATTATTAGTTAAAGAATATTGTGCCGGCACTCACAGCTATGAACTTGGTTTTCCAAAGGGGTTAATTGATCCGGGTGAAACAGCCATAGAAGCTGCTAATCGTGAATTAAAAGAAGAAGTGGGGTTTGGCGCTAAGCAGTTGATACCTTTGCATACCGTTGCAATGGCACCGGCTTTCTTTGGCGGTACGATGGAAATATTTATTGCTAAAGACTTATATCCGCAAACGTTACCTGGTGATGAACCCGAACCGATGGAATTAATACATTGGCCTGTTGACGATTATGGTAATTTACTCGCACGTGAAGATTTCAATGAGGCTCGTAGTATTGCGGCACTCATGTTACTCGTTGATAAATTAAGGAATGGTGGATGA
- the yrfG gene encoding GMP/IMP nucleotidase, translated as MIDWSKISTVLLDMDGTILDLHYDNHFWLTHLPKRISEQQNISVEEAKNSMLAHYERVSGTLSWYCIDYWAEQTNMPISELKREVQHLINLREDAHDFLTALKQTGREVILVTNAHPDSLALKIERTQLDRYFDTLYSTHEFGVTKESQSLWQKLQAKQHFDVNTTLFVDDSLPILMSAQTFGIKHILAVANPDSKQPVKNIVEFPAVTDYRTMLSDIYDTPVVR; from the coding sequence ATGATAGATTGGTCAAAAATATCTACTGTGTTGTTAGATATGGACGGGACGATATTAGATCTGCACTATGACAACCATTTTTGGTTAACACATTTGCCTAAACGCATCAGTGAACAACAAAATATTAGTGTAGAAGAAGCAAAAAATTCGATGCTGGCTCATTACGAAAGAGTATCAGGAACGCTTTCTTGGTATTGCATTGACTATTGGGCAGAGCAAACCAATATGCCAATCAGTGAATTAAAACGCGAAGTTCAGCATTTGATTAACCTTCGTGAAGATGCACACGACTTTCTTACTGCACTTAAACAAACGGGTCGAGAAGTTATATTAGTAACGAACGCTCATCCTGATAGCCTTGCCCTTAAAATAGAGCGTACGCAACTAGACAGATACTTTGATACGCTATATTCAACACATGAATTTGGTGTCACTAAAGAATCACAATCTTTATGGCAAAAATTACAAGCTAAACAACACTTTGATGTAAATACCACGTTATTTGTTGATGACAGCTTACCGATACTCATGTCAGCACAAACATTTGGAATTAAACATATACTCGCAGTGGCAAATCCCGATAGCAAACAACCCGTCAAAAACATTGTTGAATTTCCCGCCGTAACTGACTATCGCACCATGCTTAGCGATATTTACGATACTCCGGTAGTTCGTTAA
- a CDS encoding type II secretion system protein N, which translates to MKKWLTLGVGLITLYLCFLLVKLPAAFVANWVTLPPYISVTGIQGTIWQPQIESVTINGTRIEKINLHVDLLSLLSFNPKINATFGDPNLSPIDGFASASGLFSQPIISHVEVNLPAALIAKQIPTPVEVLAHRHIKIKIEKFQAAKPVCQQLTGNVSWPNAAVTVLSQKVALADLTGELSCQQGEAVLNVNGDNDIGLTFTVNIGANGYAYGNGHITPTSKTPKAIMQVLPMVSKKDSQGRFPLRF; encoded by the coding sequence GTGAAAAAATGGTTAACTCTAGGAGTAGGTTTAATTACTCTTTATTTATGTTTTTTGTTGGTAAAACTTCCTGCAGCATTTGTTGCTAACTGGGTGACTTTACCACCATATATCTCTGTGACTGGTATACAGGGCACTATTTGGCAGCCACAAATCGAGAGTGTTACTATTAATGGCACGCGAATAGAAAAAATTAACCTTCATGTAGATTTGCTCTCATTACTTAGCTTTAACCCTAAAATTAATGCGACGTTTGGCGATCCTAATTTGAGTCCAATAGATGGCTTTGCTTCAGCATCAGGTTTATTTTCACAACCAATTATTTCCCATGTTGAAGTGAATTTACCAGCGGCACTAATTGCAAAACAAATTCCAACACCAGTAGAAGTATTAGCCCATCGTCACATCAAAATAAAGATAGAAAAATTTCAAGCGGCTAAACCAGTATGTCAGCAGCTGACGGGGAATGTATCTTGGCCCAATGCTGCTGTGACCGTATTATCGCAGAAAGTAGCGTTAGCTGATTTAACCGGTGAGCTGAGTTGCCAACAAGGTGAAGCTGTATTGAATGTTAACGGTGATAACGATATAGGGTTAACCTTTACGGTAAATATTGGTGCAAATGGCTATGCTTATGGCAATGGGCATATAACTCCCACCAGTAAAACGCCCAAAGCGATTATGCAAGTTTTACCTATGGTAAGTAAAAAAGATAGCCAAGGACGTTTTCCACTGCGCTTTTAA
- the gspM gene encoding type II secretion system protein GspM, protein MKDWWVNLQLREQRLVAALGSVFCVFVFYQLVWQPLTNGVSKAEQKLERQQALLSWVEEETDRLAQYQQTKPASANNASLASIVNRSAQQAQIVIARLQPQSDGVLVWVDNINFNELLTWLARLSKDHGVKVINIDISQDSVSGSVTVKRLQLGR, encoded by the coding sequence ATGAAAGATTGGTGGGTGAATTTACAACTAAGAGAGCAACGGCTTGTTGCAGCCTTAGGTTCTGTTTTTTGTGTTTTTGTTTTTTATCAATTAGTGTGGCAACCCTTAACGAATGGTGTGAGCAAAGCTGAGCAAAAACTTGAACGTCAACAGGCCCTGCTATCTTGGGTTGAAGAAGAAACTGATCGTCTTGCACAATACCAACAAACAAAGCCGGCGAGTGCAAATAATGCCAGTTTAGCCAGTATTGTTAATCGTAGCGCTCAACAAGCACAAATAGTAATCGCTCGGTTACAGCCACAATCAGATGGTGTACTGGTTTGGGTTGATAACATTAACTTTAATGAATTATTAACGTGGTTGGCACGTTTATCGAAAGACCATGGTGTGAAAGTGATCAATATAGATATTAGCCAAGACAGTGTTTCAGGAAGTGTAACGGTCAAACGTTTACAGTTGGGAAGGTGA
- the gspL gene encoding type II secretion system protein GspL, with amino-acid sequence MAEQLIIRLASQDTDKVHWLVWSKSEEHIIASGELATISHLSELSTKAAHREVVVILPSSDVTLKLLNVPAKSKKAVQLAAPFVIEDDVAQDVDSLFFAYANFSTAEGNCPLAFVEKYKMTHWLAQLATASIQADFVIPEVLAMPPADERWQMIAIDNQVIIRKGQWQGCTLDESLWPHMLGIWLNADDDIAIDAFSPIAHQADNIDINYLPEELPLALMAQHLDTRSFTMLQGEYAAKKERSSLAKTWGLVAGIALLALVLNIAGKAITLMQLNSQIAAVETKVIERYKHAFPQTQRVRIATVKSQLRRQLSTIQGVDNNGDFLALLMKLQPVFAQVPTLKPENLRYDGKRKELRMQATAKGYQDFEKFNTALTPNFTVSQGALNNQGTTVTGAISIKAKSGGNS; translated from the coding sequence ATGGCAGAACAATTAATAATACGACTTGCGAGCCAAGATACCGACAAAGTGCATTGGTTGGTTTGGTCGAAGTCTGAAGAACATATTATTGCAAGCGGTGAACTTGCAACTATTTCTCATTTAAGTGAGTTAAGCACAAAAGCAGCGCACCGAGAAGTCGTCGTGATATTACCCAGTAGTGATGTAACACTTAAACTACTGAATGTGCCGGCGAAATCGAAAAAAGCAGTGCAACTAGCTGCGCCTTTCGTGATAGAGGATGATGTTGCGCAAGATGTTGATTCATTGTTTTTTGCTTATGCAAACTTTTCTACAGCAGAAGGAAATTGTCCATTAGCATTCGTAGAAAAATATAAAATGACCCATTGGCTAGCGCAGTTAGCTACCGCCTCTATCCAGGCTGATTTTGTGATTCCTGAAGTGTTAGCAATGCCTCCAGCTGATGAAAGATGGCAAATGATTGCAATAGATAATCAAGTGATCATTAGAAAGGGACAATGGCAAGGTTGCACCCTTGATGAGTCGTTATGGCCACACATGCTTGGTATTTGGTTAAATGCAGATGATGATATTGCTATTGATGCTTTTTCTCCCATAGCGCATCAAGCGGATAATATAGACATTAATTATCTTCCAGAAGAGTTGCCGTTAGCATTAATGGCGCAGCATTTGGATACGCGAAGTTTTACCATGCTGCAAGGAGAATATGCTGCTAAGAAAGAGCGCTCTTCATTGGCTAAAACATGGGGGTTGGTAGCGGGTATAGCATTACTGGCGTTAGTGTTGAATATCGCAGGCAAAGCGATCACTTTAATGCAGTTAAACTCCCAGATTGCAGCAGTAGAAACAAAAGTTATTGAACGTTACAAACACGCTTTCCCTCAAACACAACGTGTACGTATTGCCACGGTGAAGTCGCAATTGCGCAGACAGCTTTCAACTATTCAAGGCGTTGACAACAACGGCGACTTTCTCGCATTGTTGATGAAACTTCAACCAGTATTTGCACAAGTGCCTACATTAAAGCCTGAAAACTTGAGGTATGACGGAAAACGCAAAGAGTTACGTATGCAAGCAACGGCAAAAGGCTATCAAGACTTTGAAAAATTTAATACTGCTTTAACACCTAACTTTACGGTTTCACAAGGTGCGTTAAATAATCAAGGAACCACGGTTACAGGTGCTATTAGCATTAAAGCAAAAAGCGGAGGAAACTCATGA
- the gspK gene encoding type II secretion system minor pseudopilin GspK, translated as MKLNKGIALITVMLVVALAATIATHMLAKVQIAVKKSTNVSFNQQAYWYAMGAEAFAKRVLKTSFEESPDKTTLAQIWAQEESTYPVDYGEITGEISDLQACLNLNALRVTENTSREKTPARAAFEALIIALNIEGVDVFSAEYMADALSDWLDSDTSIVSAGGAEDNDYSAKEFPYLPANYYLASVNELRVIEHFTKEVITAVKPYVCVIPNTNLHQININTVSAEQPELLQALLDISKSEAQQILSARDINGFDNIDAFFNLPEVNKLKITEAQKQQFVVDSQYFTLSAVATFNQSYFYLQSMMQVNEDNQINVISRTIGRD; from the coding sequence ATGAAGTTAAACAAAGGTATTGCTCTGATCACTGTAATGTTGGTGGTAGCACTCGCTGCGACCATAGCCACGCACATGCTGGCTAAAGTACAGATTGCAGTAAAAAAATCTACCAATGTAAGTTTTAATCAACAAGCTTATTGGTATGCAATGGGGGCAGAAGCTTTTGCTAAAAGAGTATTAAAAACCAGCTTTGAAGAGTCTCCAGATAAAACAACGTTAGCGCAAATTTGGGCACAAGAAGAAAGTACTTATCCTGTTGATTACGGTGAAATTACTGGAGAAATTTCAGATTTACAGGCCTGTTTAAATTTAAACGCGCTTCGAGTAACAGAAAACACTTCGCGTGAAAAAACTCCAGCGCGTGCAGCATTTGAAGCGCTGATTATTGCGTTGAATATTGAAGGGGTTGATGTGTTTTCTGCGGAATATATGGCAGATGCGCTATCAGATTGGTTAGACAGTGATACCAGTATTGTTAGTGCTGGTGGTGCAGAAGATAACGATTATTCGGCAAAAGAATTTCCGTATTTACCAGCGAATTATTATCTTGCCAGCGTGAATGAATTGCGAGTTATAGAGCACTTTACTAAAGAGGTTATCACTGCCGTAAAGCCTTATGTTTGTGTAATACCTAATACCAATTTACACCAAATTAATATTAATACTGTATCAGCTGAACAACCCGAGCTATTGCAAGCTTTGCTCGACATTTCGAAAAGTGAAGCTCAACAGATTTTATCGGCAAGAGATATTAATGGCTTTGACAATATTGATGCTTTTTTCAATTTACCTGAAGTGAATAAATTAAAGATAACCGAAGCACAGAAACAACAGTTTGTAGTTGACAGCCAATACTTTACACTAAGCGCTGTAGCAACATTTAACCAAAGTTACTTTTATCTACAATCAATGATGCAAGTAAATGAAGACAATCAAATAAACGTGATTAGTCGCACGATAGGACGTGATTGA
- the gspJ gene encoding type II secretion system minor pseudopilin GspJ produces MKQRGLGGFTLIEVLLATAIFAVISIASFSILDGVLRTKEGAEQKQNRLNEIQRAWLIIERDLLQIVRRSVRVEGEAPQTGFFYVDNGDLMLSEQAIAFVRGGWSNPNLILPRSDMQPIAYRIQENTLERMHFNFVDPVIGEEPIIRPLIKDVTDFKVQFFVDKKWRESLIENQWPEAIALIIDTEDLGELTRKFLIIAEPFNNDSNATTGTENGQAVIDGPQRAAQ; encoded by the coding sequence ATGAAACAACGTGGCCTTGGTGGTTTTACTTTAATTGAAGTGTTATTAGCGACAGCAATTTTTGCGGTAATTAGTATTGCTAGTTTTAGTATCTTAGATGGCGTGCTTCGCACAAAAGAAGGTGCGGAGCAAAAGCAAAATAGGCTTAATGAAATACAACGGGCATGGCTCATCATCGAACGAGATTTATTGCAAATTGTTAGACGTTCAGTTCGCGTTGAAGGTGAAGCGCCACAAACAGGCTTTTTTTATGTTGATAATGGCGATCTGATGTTAAGTGAACAGGCAATTGCATTTGTTCGAGGTGGCTGGAGCAACCCTAATTTAATCTTACCTCGCTCAGACATGCAACCTATTGCTTATCGTATTCAAGAGAATACATTAGAGCGTATGCATTTTAATTTTGTTGATCCTGTGATTGGTGAAGAGCCCATCATCAGACCCCTTATTAAAGACGTAACAGATTTTAAAGTGCAGTTTTTTGTTGATAAAAAGTGGCGAGAAAGCTTAATTGAAAACCAATGGCCTGAGGCTATCGCACTTATTATCGACACGGAAGATTTAGGCGAATTAACACGCAAATTTCTCATAATTGCTGAACCCTTTAACAATGACAGTAATGCAACAACAGGTACCGAAAACGGACAAGCAGTCATTGATGGTCCTCAAAGGGCTGCTCAATGA
- the gspI gene encoding type II secretion system minor pseudopilin GspI, translating into MTNGLLMRTKLKITGFTLIEVLLALSVFALAGVALLSTSDTHFSSLNHIENNMLAQWVASNQLVEATLDEQWPPKNKKGNVDLAGRQWHWQQKVVATADKEMRSITIEVRSDEEDTSAVASLTTYVAKENR; encoded by the coding sequence ATGACTAATGGTTTGTTGATGCGCACAAAACTGAAAATAACAGGCTTTACCTTAATTGAGGTGCTGCTGGCTTTGTCAGTGTTTGCACTTGCAGGAGTTGCGTTATTAAGTACGTCGGATACGCATTTTTCAAGTTTAAATCATATCGAAAATAATATGCTGGCTCAGTGGGTAGCTTCTAACCAGTTGGTGGAAGCTACATTAGATGAGCAATGGCCACCGAAGAACAAAAAAGGCAACGTTGATTTAGCTGGTAGACAATGGCATTGGCAACAAAAAGTTGTTGCGACAGCAGACAAGGAAATGCGTAGCATTACCATTGAAGTACGTAGCGATGAAGAAGATACGTCGGCAGTAGCGAGCTTGACAACATACGTTGCTAAGGAAAACCGTTAA
- the gspH gene encoding type II secretion system minor pseudopilin GspH, with protein sequence MLVQQRSSQIKGFTLIEILMVIVVIGFMVAAVQLNFFSNKSEQQVTEEATRFAGMFNLAADFGLLNNIEIGLYVEENSYQFLGYDGSRWTNLPNEKTFERYTLADDITISLSFDGLAPEENTLVDRELFIPDEEQVSAMEDALEKEQKLIIPQVYLLTGGEITPFKATFATREQNSETFSINVIGKFYTPVALEQQEQVQNN encoded by the coding sequence ATGTTAGTACAGCAGCGCTCTTCTCAAATTAAAGGCTTTACCTTAATTGAAATATTAATGGTTATTGTGGTGATTGGCTTTATGGTTGCTGCAGTACAACTTAACTTCTTTTCGAATAAATCTGAACAACAAGTAACAGAAGAAGCTACAAGGTTTGCCGGCATGTTTAATTTAGCCGCAGATTTTGGCCTATTAAATAATATTGAGATAGGGTTATATGTTGAAGAAAACAGCTATCAATTTCTCGGTTACGATGGTTCTCGGTGGACGAACCTTCCAAATGAAAAAACATTTGAGCGTTACACTTTAGCCGATGATATCACTATATCCTTATCGTTTGATGGCTTAGCGCCAGAAGAAAATACGCTTGTCGATCGTGAATTATTCATCCCTGATGAAGAGCAAGTGTCAGCAATGGAAGATGCACTTGAAAAAGAACAAAAACTAATTATCCCGCAGGTGTATTTATTAACGGGTGGTGAAATTACTCCTTTTAAAGCAACTTTTGCTACAAGAGAGCAAAATAGTGAAACATTCAGCATCAATGTGATAGGCAAATTTTACACGCCTGTTGCTCTTGAACAGCAAGAACAGGTGCAAAACAACTAA
- the gspG gene encoding type II secretion system major pseudopilin GspG — MKKVSGFTLLEVMIVLVIIGIIASMVVPNLMGSQDTARSQKAVIDIGSLESALALYRSQNYDYPTTEQGLEALVEQTTIEPVPRRFQEGGYIKRLPQDPWGNDYQLLNPGEHGKMDVFSMGPDGEAATDDDIGNWNLADYQ; from the coding sequence ATGAAAAAAGTTTCAGGTTTCACGTTATTAGAGGTCATGATTGTATTAGTGATCATCGGTATTATTGCCAGCATGGTGGTGCCTAACTTAATGGGAAGTCAAGATACTGCCAGGTCACAAAAGGCGGTTATTGATATTGGCTCTTTAGAGTCAGCCTTAGCGTTATATCGTTCACAAAATTATGATTATCCAACAACAGAGCAAGGGCTTGAAGCACTCGTTGAACAAACGACTATTGAACCTGTTCCTCGTAGGTTCCAAGAAGGTGGTTATATCAAGCGTCTACCGCAAGACCCTTGGGGTAATGATTATCAACTATTAAATCCAGGTGAACATGGCAAGATGGATGTATTTTCTATGGGACCAGATGGTGAAGCAGCTACTGATGATGATATTGGTAACTGGAACCTTGCAGACTACCAATAA
- the gspF gene encoding type II secretion system inner membrane protein GspF, with the protein MAAFEYQAVDRNGKLKKGIIEGDTARHVRSLLRDQGLMPTEVTTSLKKNKQQSTKSSFTRSKKISASELAILTRQLATLVESGLPLEEALLAVAEQSEKDVTKSMVMAVRTKVTEGYSLAESMAEYPQVFNYLFRAMVAAGEKSGYLDKVLNRLADYTEQRQQLRSQMIQALVYPAIMTVVAIGVIVVLLTSVVPQIVSQFDDVGANLPQTTQFLIATSEFLQNFGFYLFVVFIFLILLAIQLMKRADIKYKVHKKLLSLPGIGKVARGVNTARFARTLSILTASAVPLLESMSIAGEVLGNVYIKDKVKQAAVKVREGSSLRLSLEQTQLFPPMMLHMIASGEKSGQLEHMLGRAADNQDREFEALINISLKAFEPAIMVTMAGIVLFIVMAILQPILKMNTLIGI; encoded by the coding sequence ATGGCGGCATTTGAATATCAAGCAGTAGACCGAAATGGTAAACTTAAAAAAGGTATTATCGAGGGTGATACTGCTCGTCATGTTCGGTCTTTGTTAAGAGATCAGGGCTTAATGCCTACTGAAGTAACAACAAGTTTAAAAAAAAATAAGCAGCAAAGCACAAAAAGCTCATTTACCCGCAGTAAGAAAATATCAGCAAGTGAATTAGCTATTTTAACGAGACAACTTGCAACACTTGTTGAATCTGGTTTACCGCTAGAAGAGGCGTTATTAGCGGTAGCCGAACAGTCAGAAAAAGATGTCACGAAAAGTATGGTGATGGCGGTACGTACAAAAGTTACTGAAGGGTATAGCTTAGCTGAAAGTATGGCGGAATATCCTCAGGTTTTTAATTATCTCTTTCGTGCTATGGTCGCGGCAGGCGAAAAGTCGGGCTATTTAGATAAAGTACTCAATCGTTTAGCGGATTATACTGAACAGCGTCAACAACTACGTTCACAAATGATCCAAGCGTTGGTTTACCCGGCAATAATGACTGTAGTTGCCATTGGCGTTATTGTTGTACTCTTGACGTCAGTTGTACCGCAAATAGTCAGTCAATTTGACGATGTTGGTGCTAACTTACCGCAAACAACTCAGTTTTTAATCGCGACAAGTGAATTTTTGCAGAACTTTGGTTTCTACTTATTTGTGGTGTTTATTTTTTTGATATTACTCGCTATACAGTTAATGAAGCGAGCTGATATCAAATATAAAGTACATAAAAAGCTGCTTAGTCTACCTGGTATTGGTAAGGTGGCGCGTGGCGTAAACACCGCTCGCTTTGCTCGTACACTTAGCATATTAACTGCTAGTGCAGTTCCCTTATTGGAAAGTATGAGCATTGCAGGCGAAGTACTGGGAAATGTTTACATTAAAGATAAAGTGAAACAAGCCGCGGTCAAAGTAAGAGAAGGTAGTAGCTTGCGTTTATCATTAGAACAAACTCAGTTATTTCCGCCGATGATGCTACATATGATCGCCAGCGGTGAAAAAAGTGGTCAGCTTGAACATATGCTTGGCCGAGCTGCTGATAATCAAGACAGAGAGTTTGAAGCCTTGATCAATATCTCATTGAAAGCGTTTGAACCGGCGATAATGGTGACAATGGCGGGAATCGTACTTTTTATTGTGATGGCGATACTGCAACCTATTTTGAAAATGAACACATTAATTGGCATTTAG
- the gspE gene encoding type II secretion system ATPase GspE, protein MLQTSLESLVENNDPQFELTPEQSHRFLQLPFGFAKRHSVLVGKEDDEVILYCLDTINEQVLLEVRRVVQRAFKMVFVSPEQFELRLTNAYQRDSSEAKQMMEDIGNEVDLYSITDELIETEDLLENEDDAPIIKMINAMLSEAIKESASDIHIETFEQSLQIRFRVDGVLREVLRPNRKLASLLVSRIKVMAKLDIAEKRVPQDGRISLRIAGRAVDVRVSTMPTGHGERVVLRLLDKNAARLDLQDLGMTDNNRVKFSQLIDKPHGIILVTGPTGSGKSTTLYAGLSQIDSRERNVLTVEDPIEYAIEGIGQTQVNTKVDMTFARGLRAILRQDPDVVMVGEIRDLETAQIGVQASLTGHLVLSTLHTNTAAGAITRMEDMGVESFLLSSSLLGVLAQRLVRTLCHHCKEAHLADEEELNLLGLSANTQQYIYRATGCNECNFKGYKGRTGIHELLLVDDKVRELIHNGKGEQDIERSVRQHTPSIRRDGFDKVLEGITTLEEVLRVTKED, encoded by the coding sequence ATGTTGCAAACTTCATTGGAATCATTAGTGGAAAATAACGACCCACAGTTTGAGTTAACGCCAGAGCAAAGTCATCGCTTTTTACAACTACCTTTTGGTTTTGCTAAGCGCCATAGCGTTTTAGTTGGGAAAGAAGATGACGAAGTGATTTTATATTGTTTAGACACGATTAATGAACAGGTATTATTAGAAGTCAGAAGAGTTGTTCAACGTGCGTTTAAAATGGTGTTTGTTTCTCCAGAGCAATTTGAACTTCGACTAACAAATGCTTATCAACGAGATTCATCAGAAGCGAAACAAATGATGGAAGATATTGGTAATGAAGTTGATTTATATTCCATTACTGATGAGCTCATTGAAACCGAAGACTTACTTGAAAATGAAGATGATGCGCCGATTATCAAAATGATCAACGCGATGCTGAGCGAAGCAATAAAAGAAAGTGCTTCTGATATACATATCGAAACTTTTGAACAATCGCTACAAATTCGTTTTCGTGTTGACGGTGTTTTACGTGAAGTATTAAGACCTAATCGCAAGCTCGCTTCGTTACTTGTTTCACGTATCAAAGTGATGGCGAAATTAGATATCGCAGAAAAGCGAGTGCCACAAGATGGCCGTATTTCGTTAAGAATTGCAGGGCGAGCGGTAGATGTTCGTGTATCTACAATGCCTACTGGTCACGGAGAGCGTGTAGTATTACGTTTATTAGATAAAAACGCTGCACGGCTTGATTTACAAGACTTAGGTATGACCGATAACAATCGCGTCAAATTTTCTCAATTAATCGATAAGCCACACGGCATTATTTTAGTCACCGGGCCAACAGGTTCCGGTAAATCTACCACGTTATATGCCGGCTTAAGCCAAATTGATAGTAGGGAACGGAATGTTCTTACTGTAGAAGACCCGATTGAATATGCCATTGAAGGCATAGGTCAAACACAGGTAAATACGAAAGTTGATATGACCTTTGCTAGAGGGTTACGTGCGATTTTAAGGCAAGATCCTGACGTAGTAATGGTTGGTGAAATTCGAGATTTAGAAACCGCCCAGATTGGTGTACAAGCAAGTTTAACCGGTCATCTTGTGCTTTCAACGTTACACACTAACACCGCAGCAGGTGCAATTACTCGAATGGAAGATATGGGCGTTGAATCATTTTTGCTATCGTCTAGTTTATTAGGCGTACTTGCACAACGTCTTGTTAGAACGCTTTGTCATCATTGTAAAGAAGCGCATTTAGCTGACGAAGAAGAATTAAATTTACTTGGCTTATCAGCAAATACACAGCAGTATATTTATCGTGCTACCGGTTGTAACGAATGTAACTTTAAAGGTTATAAAGGTCGAACAGGTATTCATGAGTTGCTTTTAGTTGATGATAAAGTGCGTGAACTCATACACAACGGTAAAGGTGAGCAAGATATAGAACGCTCTGTTCGACAACATACACCAAGTATTCGCCGTGACGGCTTTGACAAAGTACTGGAAGGTATCACAACGCTTGAAGAAGTGTTACGTGTGACAAAGGAAGATTAA